In one window of Nicotiana tabacum cultivar K326 chromosome 12, ASM71507v2, whole genome shotgun sequence DNA:
- the LOC107765585 gene encoding subtilisin-like protease SBT1.7 produces the protein MKRPGVMVLSILVLVLFHVFVDAGQNQRKTYIIHMDKSNMPADFDDHTLWYDSSLKSVSKGANMLYTYNNVIHGYSTQLTADEAKSLEQQPGILSVHEEVRYELHTTRSPTFLGLEGRESKSFFLQAETRSEVIIGVLDTGVWPESKSFDDTGLGPVPTSWKGECQIGKNFKASSCNRKLIGASFFSQGYEAAFGAIDETTESKSPRDDDGHGTHTATTAAGSVVTGASLFGYAAGTARGMASHARVAAYKVCWAGGCFSSDILAGMDQAIIDGVNVLSLSLGGTISDYYRDIVAIGAFSAASQGIFVSCSAGNGGPGSGSLSNVAPWITTVGAGTMDREFPAYISIGNGKKFNGVSLYSGKALPSSVMPLVYAGNASQASNGNLCTSGSLIPEKVAGKIVVCDRGMNARAQKGLVVKDAGGIGMILANTDSYGDELVADAHLIPTAAVGQTAGDMIKRYIASDSNPTTTIAFGGTKLGVQPSPVVAAFSSRGPNSITPEILKPDLIAPGVNILAGWTGKVGPTGLPEDTRNVGFNIISGTSMSCPHVSGLAALLKAAHPEWSPAAIRSALMTTGYSTYKNGKMIEDVATGMSSTPFDHGAGHVNPAAALNPGLVYDLTVDDYINFLCALDYSPSMIKVIAKRDISCENNKEYRVADLNYPSFAIPLETAWGEHANSSAPTVTRYTRTLTNVGNPATYKASVSSEMQEVKILVEPQTLTFSRKNEKKTYTVTFTASSKPSGTTSFARLEWSDGQHVVASPIAFSWT, from the coding sequence ATGAAAAGACCCGGGGTCATGGTTCTCTCAATACTAGTCCTAGTGTTGTTTCATGTATTTGTTGATGCTGGCCAGAACCAGAGGAAGACTTACATAATCCACATGGACAAATCCAACATGCCTGCTGATTTTGATGATCATACTCTGTGGTATGACTCATCTTTGAAGTCAGTATCCAAAGGCGCCAACATGCTTTATACCTACAACAATGTCATCCATGGCTACTCAACACAGCTAACAGCTGATGAAGCCAAATCACTTGAACAGCAACCTGGAATTCTCTCGGTCCACGAGGAAGTGAGATACGAGCTTCATACCACTCGATCCCCTACATTTCTGGGACTTGAAGGACGTGAAAGTAAATCATTCTTTCTTCAAGCTGAAACAAGGAGTGAGGTCATTATTGGTGTGCTGGACACTGGTGTTTGGCCTGAATCAAAAAGTTTTGATGACACTGGACTAGGTCCAGTCCCTACGAGCTGGAAGGGTGAGTGTCAAATTGGCAAGAACTTCAAAGCATCAAGCTGTAATCGGAAACTCATTGGTGCAAGTTTTTTCTCACAAGGTTATGAAGCAGCTTTCGGGGCAATTGATGAGACCACGGAATCCAAGTCACCAAGGGATGATGATGGCCATGGGACACACACTGCAACTACAGCAGCTGGCTCGGTTGTAACTGGAGCTAGCCTCTTTGGTTATGCTGCTGGTACAGCACGTGGGATGGCTTCACACGCAAGAGTGGCTGCATATAAAGTATGTTGGGCTGGAGGATGTTTTAGCAGCGACATACTAGCAGGGATGGACCAGGCCATCATAGATGGTGTAAATGTACTCTCACTGTCCCTTGGTGGCACAATTTCTGATTATTACAGGGATATAGTAGCAATTGGAGCATTTTCTGCAGCTTCTCAAGGAATCTTCGTCTCGTGCTCGGCTGGGAATGGCGGGCCAGGCTCTGGATCCCTCTCCAACGTTGCACCATGGATAACTACTGTAGGTGCAGGAACCATGGACCGTGAATTCCCAGCATATATTAGCATTggaaatggaaaaaaattcaatgGAGTATCACTTTACAGTGGAAAGGCATTACCTAGTTCTGTGATGCCACTGGTGTATGCTGGAAATGCCAGCCAAGCATCAAATGGCAATTTATGCACAAGTGGTAGTCTGATTCCAGAAAAAGTTGCTGGGAAAATTGTTGTATGTGACCGAGGGATGAATGCAAGGGCACAGAAGGGTTTGGTTGTCAAAGATGCTGGTGGAATAGGGATGATTTTGGCAAACACAGACTCTTACGGAGATGAGTTGGTTGCTGATGCACATCTCATACCAACAGCTGCAGTTGGTCAAACTGCTGGTGACATGATCAAAAGGTACATTGCTTCTGACAGTAATCCAACTACCACAATTGCATTTGGAGGTACCAAGTTGGGTGTTCAACCATCACCGGTCGTAGCAGCTTTTAGTTCCAGAGGGCCAAACTCAATCACACCGGAGATACTTAAACCTGATTTGATAGCACCAGGTGTCAATATTCTCGCTGGTTGGACAGGAAAAGTTGGACCAACAGGTTTGCCAGAAGACACCAGGAATGTGGGTTTCAACATCATCTCTGGAACTTCCATGTCATGTCCCCATGTAAGTGGGCTTGCAGCACTACTCAAAGCCGCCCATCCAGAATGGAGTCCAGCAGCTATAAGGTCAGCACTGATGACTACAGGTTACAGCACATACAAGAACGGAAAAATGATAGAGGATGTTGCAACAGGAATGTCATCTACACCATTTGATCATGGCGCTGGACATGTGAATCCAGCAGCAGCTCTGAATCCTGGTTTAGTGTATGATCTCACAGTCGATGACTATATAAATTTCCTTTGTGCCCTGGACTACAGTCCAAGTATGATCAAGGTCATCGCGAAGCGAGACATTTCCTGTGAAAACAATAAGGAATATAGAGTTGCTGACCTTAATTACCCATCTTTTGCCATTCCTTTGGAAACGGCCTGGGGCGAACATGCAAATAGTAGTGCACCTACAGTGACCAGATATACGAGGACTCTAACAAACGTGGGAAATCCAGCTACATACAAGGCCTCAGTCTCTTCTGAAATGCAGGAAGTGAAGATTCTGGTTGAACCACAAACACTTACTTTCAGtcgaaagaatgaaaagaaaaccTACACTGTGACATTCACTGCTAGTTCCAAGCCATCAGGCACAACTAGCTTTGCTCGACTGGAATGGTCAGATGGACAACATGTTGTTGCTAGCCCAATTGCTTTCAGTTGGACATGA